The following DNA comes from Cheilinus undulatus linkage group 4, ASM1832078v1, whole genome shotgun sequence.
AAAATGTTGGACCATCTCAAAATCAGAGTGCTAAGGTGCTGAAATTGGACTTTGATTTATGATCTCAAAATACTACAAAATGCCACTTGGTGGTCAAAGTGCTTAGCTTGGCATGCTAATAACTTGCTAACAGTAAGTGAAAGTTAATTTTGCACAGTGTGTTCCTAGAATGATCCTGAATATGCTGCAACCTATGGTCAACTCAGAAGTTCATCACTAAATTTAAAAGTGTGCACAATCAACTACTGTAACTCTAACGCCCTATTTGTACAGGATGAGTTTACCTAGGGCCCTGGTAATTTGTGAATTACCCCCTGACATCATTGCTTGGTGCCGTGCATTTGCACAGGATAAGGaaagtctgtaatgtactcaaatttacagacatttctgaaggaaaacataagggtgctgcatggctgcagcattGAAATTGCACAATTTACATTTCcaaaattcatgcaaaaaaaaaagatgcaatgtTGTGCACATAAAGTTCTTCAGGTGACATTTTCTTCATGTCTTTCACATACTGTTAACCGCATGTCAATATGAAACTTTCCTTTTACTTTTAACAGTCTTTATGCAGTTGATGCTGTGAATATTCTGCACTCTATTCAATTTGAATCATTACGCATCCACAAAAACCCTTCTCGCAgagatcagctgttgcagcctaaCAACTGAACGTTGAGCGATATTTCAAATCATAAATTGTGTTGTGCATGAAATGTAcagttaaataaaactgatgtaaGTTCAGGCAGAAAGTAGAGGAGAGGAGCTGTGTGCACACGCACATTTGGACACAAGAGTTTCAAtaaattaagtaaaataaagccattttacACATATCTGAAATGAACTGAAAGCTAAGCACTATCTATAGCCAAATGTCAAAACTTTGCTAACAATGTCCTGCGAAgcctctattatttttttttttgatcagtaaaaagagcagaaaaagctgcacagaTCTTAAAAAGAACATAATTACCACTCTCAATTACAGAGGTGCAGATTCACACAGGATGAGAATTACCTTTGGACCTCTGTGTGTACTTAATATGGTAGGCAATTTGCCCAGGAATTTCTACACCACAAATTACAACATGGTTGATTCAGtcagcattaaaaacacagacgtcTTGTgagattattacaaattacaaGAGGTCCCTAGGTATTACTAGTCCTGTGTGAACTGGGCGTTAGTCATAATTTAAATGATCCCAATATTGGCACAGACATTGTTTGGATAATCACTATCGAACATGTTAAATTATGTTCCAATCCTAAATGTGCCCATGGTGACAGTAAATGTTTTTTACTGTAACCAGTTCTGTATTAAAAATATCGTTTTTCCTTACTAAATATTTGCTCATACTTTCCCACAGTTATTGATAATAGTTTCTAAGCTTTCaggacattttattttagaaatttttgagCAATATTTAGAATATCAGAAGGGTTTTAAGTTTCAtggcaaaaagaggtttttCTATCTGCCGTCTGTCTTATATCCTGGAAATGCCTGTTTTGTTCCCACTCTTCTTCTGGCTCAGTTTGTTGGACAAACTGGTTGTAAGTCCCACAAGCAAGAGAGTAAATAAGTCTCAAACCTGCTAGTACCAAGATATCCTCACAGACACTTAAAGACATTaatccttgtgtttttttaggTATTGAATCATTTACAGGAAAATCtttcacattaaaatgtttcaaatgataAATTTTTGAATGTCACAAGCATTTGAAGGATTTGAAGAAAAAGTTTTTCACACATTGTCATTGCCTCAGGTCTTGGAAAGGGACAGGGTTAGTGTAGCTCAGCAGGATGGGCAGCTGCCAGCAAATCATGAGATCCTTGGTTCAAGCCCAGGTAATACCCTCACTTCTGCACTAACGGAGGTATAAGCAGCAATACCAGTGGGTTGTGTTTGTGgcttgccaatatttacaagtGATTTCTTGAATTTGTCACATTCTAGTTGTCCATGCACTGACAGATATATTCTTGTATTAGCATTTGTGCGTTTTTAAGCATTTCCTGGAAATGCATCACTGCATTTCTGTAGATACAGCTGTGTACCACAAGGGGATGGAAGAGATTCACTGGCTTTGTTTGACTAAATTCAGCAGGCAGTTCAATAACCCTCTGAGTTAAAGGGTTCCCAATAATGGCATGGTGTAGCAGCTTTTTCTCTAGGCTTCTCCCCATGAAGGCCAGTAAGTCTTGTAGCCTAGAAGCTACATGATCAGGTTCCCACTGTGAAGGCTCTGTGGTCAAAAGCAGATGCATCAGCGCAGTCTTGAAATGAAAATCATTAATAGTGGTACTTCCTGACAGAGCTGTTTGCCTCCTGTGAAGAAAACGTGCAATTTCAAGAGTTTGGCTGTGGCATGAGTTTTTAGGCAGATGTTCAgacatgtttttgaaaaattggTCCTCATAGGTGATCAGGGAGAGAGTCCAGAAAGTATCCAAGTCTGGTGGGGAGCAAGTCGTGATGATAAAATGCGCATCGTTGTTGAATCTAACCACAGGGTTCATACTAAAGCAGATCTTCTTCCCTGATCTGAATCGAACTACCAAAGCACCTGGAGCATCAATGTAGCGTATATTCAGCTCAAATTCATACTTGTGTGAAATCTGTGCCCATGCTTGTTTAATGGTGCTCTGAAACCATCTGGTTACCTGTGACTTTGACAGGAAAGAGGAGTTCTTCCCACAAAGATGGTCATCACAAACTTTAATCTGTACTTTCTCTTGCTCACAATGCAGCAGGCACACCATATCATCATCTGCGTCAGGGGACTGGCAGGGGCAGCTATCCTGGATTACCTTATTTTCCACCAGCTTTATTTGACCACAGACTTGCATATCTGGCAGCAGGTCACTCGCCTGGTTGTTCCAGAGTGAACACTGAAAACTGCATCGATCAGGTGGAGTGAAGGGAACGATGATGTTATACACATCTACCATCCGGAAGTCTCCAATCGCCATTCCACCATTTTTATCACACACAGTCTTCATGACCTCCAATAGATCATTTGTAAAACCCTCCAAGAACTCCTCTTTCCACATCTTACTGGAGGAAACGTTCACATATTTAGTATGAAATCTCTGCAGGGTGTCACTGTCTAAGCGTGGTAATTCAACAGCATTGCAAGTCCCTGGGAACACGCAGGTTTCTCCTTCTTTAATTTGGGAATTTCTCCCCAGGTATTTCCTTAAGAAGCGAATGAAGGAAATAATGGAAAATGTGTTCCATAGGTACCAGAGGAAATCCCTCTCCCAGTCAGTGATGGCCACCTCAGAAGTTTCATTTTCTGATGTCTTAGTGTGAACGTGTGATGGAGGAGATTCCTTGTCTTCTGAGTGGAGCACTGTATTCTCCTCAGGCTTTACTTGAGTCACCTTCggtctgttctggtctctgaAAGAGCTATCAGCCATGGGTTCTTCTCCCTGTTCATTCTTTATGTCCATCTCTGATTTCTCCTTATGCTCTTGGTCAATTTGTGAAGGCTTGTGATGACTCAAATCCTCCATTACTGGCACATTTCTGGCTTGATTTTCCTCGTTGTCAATGTTTTGTCCATCATTCAGAGGCCCTCTATTGTCATCGTGGGTCATTTCCTTGTTGACAGATGTCATTATGTGGTGCAGTTTTTCATCCTCTACCACCAGCCTGTCCTCCTGAATTTGCAGTGGCACTGTGGGTGAATCATCCCAATCTTGGGGCTCAGGATCATCCCTCAGACATGTTAGAAGACCCACAGTCACCATGAACACTCTCAGCAGAATATCCTGCATCTTCACTGCTGTCTGTGAATACATCAAAAGCATCAATAAAAAGTGCTTTATCTAATAAAGTGTATTCATAGTCTTTTTAATATGACAAAACaatacacaggaaaaaaaacttcagtttAACACTGAGAAGGTGATGCACAGCAAGTAGAAACAAAGCTACTTCCTTGATACTTTAAAGCATCCTTATTTCTTTGAATCACATTACAGAGCAAACACTAATAAATCAAGGcacattacattaaaaacataatagGTATACATACCTGAATAAGAGATTAACTGTCACTGAAAAGTGTTAAGGTTTTGTCTGAATAGGTGCAAAGAAGGAAGGAACAGGCTGACCTTGCACAGGCAGTCTCAGCGATCTCTTCCTATTTTAGAAACTGTTGTAGGTTGTCAGTTGTGACTTATTTCCTGCTCACCCTGCCCATGTGCTCTGCTGTAACATCTTCCTGTGCAATACACAGGAGAAAGCAGATAGCACAGACTTCCTGTAAGCTCAACTGCATACTCAAAACTGCATGAAATCAGCATCCTGCAGGGTATCACTGAATAAATCACACAGTTTGAAAGTCAATAGATGAAGGATGACACATCAGGTTACATGTAACTGTtgaaaagctacacagaaaatgGTTTGTGTGTAGGAGATAAGAGAATAAGCCCAAGCCTTTTATCTTTCTGTGGGCTTCTAACTGGTTTGTCAAGCTCTGCTTGCTCAATGAGTGCAGGCGAGATCAAAGTGTAATGTGAAATGTTGCTAAAATGATCCCTTATAGATTTAACAAAGGTTATAAGATCAGATAAGTCATTTTGCTTTAATTTCTTTGGTTTTGGCttaacaaacagaaacagactCACCTTCCATCTCCTTAACAGCAAACAAATTTTCCAGTCAAACCCGCAGATATTTGAATTGTTCCAAACCTTTTTTGCATGTCTGGATTGTGATGGCCACAGCTGAACAACACTGAACCCAGGGCTGAGGTAAGCTGAGGGACAACAAACTATATGATAACAAAGACTAACAATCATTATTGTTAACAATGAAAATGTTGACTGTTAATATTTTCtgagaaatataaaatatttacatcagaggaaatgtgttttaaatgatattttgtCATGTCAAATTAAATACAGGTGCCTGTGCAGGGAGGGGCATGACCACAGATGATGTGGTCGGCTTTGAATATCATCACAGAGAGTTTGTAAAACACTGGACAGACGGTCAGAGAAACAATGTCTGATACGCACATAAAGAACTGCAAGTTATCCACTATGGAGACTGGTGCTTTATGACTTTTCCTTTCCTTTGACTTATCCACTCTCAAGAACGTAGGTAAGTGTGTGCATTTATGTGTCATTGTATTCATGAAGCTTTCTTCAATGTCTTTGCACGGCTGCTTTTTGTATTATGTTTTCTACGTAAAACTGAATTAATGAGGAAATTTTGCACATCTGGTCTAAAAATACAGTAGTTTGGAACACATGAGGGGCTTAAGGATGGGTTTGAAAATCTTGAAGGACTTACCAATAGAGTGATACCTCTATTAGTTTTCTTATagctttattaaaagttaatacattatttttgttgctttatagAACCATGTTAAGTCATTAATAAAGGCATCATCTTTTAATTGATCAAAATATGGTAAATGTTGAGCCTAAAATATCATGGAAAAAGGCTTCTACTAAGTTAATtcaagaagaagagaagaagaagatcaaCTTTATTTAGCCACAAGAGGAAATTTAGTTTATCACTGTTGGTTAATGAGTGAGGAATAAACACATTCATTGCATGAACAGATTCCTATGGATGTGCACTAATGGTGaaatatcagtaaaaaaaagtttcattttacaaatatctatgaaTTATAATGCATTTTTGAACAACAATTTCCATATATTAATGAGCAATATTTTAACTATCgttaaataaaatttacttttatttccttcacattattttatgtgtttatagGCCTATTCCCAAAGTATGAGACAATACACTCCATTTTAGTGTTCAGGTGCTAGAGATGCAAAGATAGGGACAGAGATTGATAGGCTCTCTCAGTCCTGCCATATTGGGAGATCAGTGGTAACTAACATTGTTAATGTTGAGAATAATCACTTGGAACCATAGAGAGAAAAGTATGACATTGTTGCCTCCTCTGATTCAGACTTACACTAATTAGTTAACTTTGTAGAACACAATGCTCCAGGCAAGCAAAGGCTGAAAGCCTTAAAGCCGTCAACTAAACCACTGTGTGTGAGGAGTTGTTCCCCCTCAGTCCGActactttcacttttttgtgttctttttttttgggggggggggcacctAATTTAAACTGTTTACAGTATCATTCCTCCGATAAACGGTCACCTTTCACCTCTCCTCTAGGTGTTGCTGCCCTTATGTAGGGAGCCCTTTATTTGACTattcaaaagataaaaaaataaaagtaaaaaatacttTCTATTCCAGGCTCCTCAATCCTCCCCACTGTAGGCCCGTTGTTTAGCAAACATCATTCACTATTCCTTTTGCTCGCTAACTTTTAtcttaacaaataaataacaaatacaGAGATATAAATATAAAGCTGGGCTTTCCACCAGGTTGATGTTTCACAATGTGTTAGTCTAAGCAGCTGTGCTCAGTTTGTTGCTTTACTATGTGTTAATTATTGAAAAGCCATCATTTATTGCTCTTAATTCCAAAGGTTCTTCTCACTGAGGAACAACACACTTTAATACGTGTAATAACATcaattgtaaaaacaaaacctcTTTTAACTGAGTGCTTTCAAATTCTCTATTTTACAATTTACAGATTTTTCTGTTCCATCTGAATAAAAGTTCCACCACACATCCCAAGATGGATAAGTTTCGTATGATGTTCCAGTTCCTCCAGTCCAACCAGGAGTCTTTCATGAATGGGATCTGTGGTATCATGGCACTAGCTAGTGCTCAGATGTACTCTTCCTTCGAGTTCAGCTGCCCTTGTATGCCTGAATATAACTACATGTATGGGATTGGACTGTTAATCATTCCACCCATATGGTTCTTTATGCTGGGGTTTGTGATGAACAATAATGTTTCAGTGCTAGCAGAGGAGTGGAAAAGACCCACAGGCAAACGAAGGAAGGACCCAACAATCCTGCGCTACATGTTTTGTTCTATCACTCAGAGATCCTTGATAGCACCTGCAGTATGGGTGTCTGTCACTCTCATGGATGGGAAGAGCTTCCTCTGTGCTTTCAGCGTCAACCTGGATCTGGACAGGTTTGGGAATTACAGTCTGATGAGGGGGTTGTCAGAGGCAGAGAGACTTAAGCTGTTGGCAAGGATTCCATGTAAAGACCTGTTTGAGCATCAAGAAATAAGAATTGCAGCATCGCTGTACATCAAGTGTTTATCACAGGTAGCATGCCAATCTCTTCCTACTTGAATGTTTGTAAACTGTTAAACTTTGGAgtacaaaagttaaaaagaaaaataaataaaacaaacacttaaatcaaaatttctaaatacagagaaaatgtaaatcaattatggtcaatttaatttggcattttcgacaaaaaattaagaatgaaacctctttaatgtcaaagtgaaaacagattttagttgctaagtaatgtcaattaaataaagatatgtaatgtaaaataagttactGTATAAAATGTCACCGAATCACAGCAcggagtctgtgtggataggtctcaatcaggcttgcacatctggacactgccccattcttcttttcaaaactgctcaagctccgtCAGGTTGCACGAGGATCAAACGCAACCAGCCCTTTTCAAGAACAGCCACATGGACTAAGGTCTTGGCGTTGACTTGACCACTCCAGAAGTTTCACCTTGCTGTCCTTAAACCATTTCCGTGCAGTTTTCACTGTTTGCTTCCAGTCAGTTAcgttgaaaaataaatcttctcccaagcttgagttctctgcagacagaataagattgtcctccgtgatttttcctatattttattgcattcattttaccctctacctttacaagcatCGTaaggccagctgctgagaagaatcctcacttcatgatgctgccaccactgtgcttcacagtggggatgttgtgtttgtggctatgtgcagtgtttggtgtccaccaaacatagcgccttgtctgatggccaaaagcatCATCTTGGTCTCAACAGAccacagaactttcttccaattggccatggagtctcccacatgccttttgacaaactccagtccagatttaatatgagtttctTTAACAgtagttttctctttgccactctctcataaagcctTGACACGTGAAGAAACCAGGCAACAGTTGGAACTTGTAATTCCTTCCAAGTAGTcttaggtgtcttggtggtctctctcactactctccttcttgcacgctcactcagtttgtgaggatgccctgatctaggcagatttacacgtgacaTATTCCTTACATTTGTTGaagatgaatttaactgaacttttggagatgttcagtgccttggaattttttctGTATCCATCTTTTGACTTCAACTTTCCAATAGctgtttctctgagttgcttggagtgttcttttactttcatggtgtaatagttgccaggaatactgattaaccagtgactggaccttccagacacaggtgtctttgttCTACAATtgcttgagacacattcacagcactcaggtgatcgccatttcactaactgtgagacaattaacaccaactggctggacctctgttgacattacattttttttttttttggcatatttgacattactttgtagaaacctgtttgcactttgacattaaagaggttttgtcaaaaaagcccaTTTATATTGATCAtggctgatttataaaatcaatcaaagtgTAGAACATCCATTGTAGGTGTACAGTTTTTATAGGCAGTGTCAAACAGGCATTTTGTCAcagtaggaaaaaaaatacGTGAATAGGGACATAAAGGAAGTACATAGTCCATTTTGATGCCTGTTATTGTTGGTTGTCTCCAGCACAGCTTGGTGAGAAACGTTTAAACACAACTTTCAGATACTTTGTATCTTATGATGTTGATTTATTATTTGGGCTTAACAACATTAGTTGTTACCATTCCAGCCAATAAAGCATCTTGAGCTTGAGAACATCGCCATGTGGAAATTTCTATCAAAAAAACATGTGTTGAGCCTGATCAAAACCATCAAAGGCATGAACCAATTTAAGACCCTCTAAAAGGCTACTTTTTTAACTTCATCACAGGATCTGATGACTCTGCGAATTTAATTTCCCTGCTTTATTCCTCAAAAACCGTAGTTAACTTCAATCTCCCTGCCAGACTCTGGCTCTGCACTTTGAGCTCTTGAAGCTTTCCTGT
Coding sequences within:
- the LOC121508794 gene encoding calcium homeostasis modulator protein 1, whose amino-acid sequence is MDKFRMMFQFLQSNQESFMNGICGIMALASAQMYSSFEFSCPCMPEYNYMYGIGLLIIPPIWFFMLGFVMNNNVSVLAEEWKRPTGKRRKDPTILRYMFCSITQRSLIAPAVWVSVTLMDGKSFLCAFSVNLDLDRFGNYSLMRGLSEAERLKLLARIPCKDLFEHQEIRIAASLYIKCLSQACGWMFLLMMTLTAFLIRAIRPCFTQAAFLKTKYWSHYIDIERKMFDETCKEHAKSFAKVCIQQYFEGISGEMRSFHKHRSNQDDSDDDDEDEKKSDEEKLLGIRAQDDMNKVLWNWHTCKPALILRKDQIDGENNGRMNGTANGAANGFVKGHTHEVEKKEWAVYYSKV
- the LOC121508753 gene encoding inositol 1,4,5-trisphosphate receptor-interacting protein, giving the protein MQDILLRVFMVTVGLLTCLRDDPEPQDWDDSPTVPLQIQEDRLVVEDEKLHHIMTSVNKEMTHDDNRGPLNDGQNIDNEENQARNVPVMEDLSHHKPSQIDQEHKEKSEMDIKNEQGEEPMADSSFRDQNRPKVTQVKPEENTVLHSEDKESPPSHVHTKTSENETSEVAITDWERDFLWYLWNTFSIISFIRFLRKYLGRNSQIKEGETCVFPGTCNAVELPRLDSDTLQRFHTKYVNVSSSKMWKEEFLEGFTNDLLEVMKTVCDKNGGMAIGDFRMVDVYNIIVPFTPPDRCSFQCSLWNNQASDLLPDMQVCGQIKLVENKVIQDSCPCQSPDADDDMVCLLHCEQEKVQIKVCDDHLCGKNSSFLSKSQVTRWFQSTIKQAWAQISHKYEFELNIRYIDAPGALVVRFRSGKKICFSMNPVVRFNNDAHFIITTCSPPDLDTFWTLSLITYEDQFFKNMSEHLPKNSCHSQTLEIARFLHRRQTALSGSTTINDFHFKTALMHLLLTTEPSQWEPDHVASRLQDLLAFMGRSLEKKLLHHAIIGNPLTQRVIELPAEFSQTKPVNLFHPLVVHSCIYRNAVMHFQEMLKNAQMLIQEYICQCMDN